In Streptomyces sp. Li-HN-5-11, the sequence CGGAGTCGCGCAGCGTCTTCTCGGCGATCGCGGCCTTCAGCTCGGGCAGACCGCCGGCCGGGGTGTACCGGTGGTACTTGGGGTTCCTGCAGGCCTCGATCGCGGCCTCGACGATGTAGTCCGGGGTCGGGAAGTCGGGCTCGCCGGCGCCGAAGCCGATCACCGGACGCCCGGCGGCCTTGAGGGCCTTGGCCTTGGCGTCCACGGCGAGGGTGGCGGACTCGGAGATCGCGCCGATTCGGGCGGAGACCCGGCGCTCGGTGGGAGGGGTTGCAGCGCTCATACCGCCCATCGTTTCAGACCGGAAAGGTCCCGGGCACGCAGGTTCCACTGACTGAACAACGCGGGTCGAACCTCTGAACAACCGTTCGGTCCCGGGTCCCGGCCAGGCGATCTTCCTCCGGGAGCCCCCTTACGGGCACTTTCTGTTCGACGACCGGCGCAGGACCACGTACACTCTCACCTCGTTGGCCTTCTGAAGCCGCTGCCGCACCCGGTGCACACCGAGCATCCGGTCGGATGCGGTACGTTGGGGGACACACAAAGGGTCGTAGCTCAATTGGTAGAGCACCGGTCTCCAAAACCGGCGGTTGGGGGTTCAAGTCCCTCCGGCCCTGCTACACACCTTCGCCAGGATGTGTGCGCATGTACGTACAGCACTGCACCGCCGTGCGGCTCGACCGGGCGCGGCACGGCCACGACCCGGAATCAGGTGAGGACGAATGACGGACGCCGTGGGCTCCATCGACACGCCTGATGCCCAGGACGAGGTCACGGAGACCAAGAAGGGCCGCAAGGGCGGTAAGCGTGCCAAGAAGGGCCCGCTCAAGCGCCTTGCCCTGTTCTACCGTCAGATCATCGCGGAGCTCCGCAAGGTCGTCTGGCCCACACGCAACCAGCTGTCGTCGTACACGACCGTGGTGATCTTCTTCGTTGCCGTCATGATCGCCCTGGTGACCGTGATTGACTATGGGCTCAACCACGCGGCCAAGTACGTCTTCGGCTGAGCCAAGAGCGAAGGGCGCCGTGGTTACCGGCGCCCGTTTTCGCATGTTCCACCCCTATGTATCCAGGAAGAAGCAGCCACCGTGTCTGACCCGAACCTGAACGACGCCGCCGAGCCTCGCGGGGAAGCTGTCGAGCCCGCGGATGTCGAGTCCGCCGAGGACGAGCTCGAC encodes:
- the secE gene encoding preprotein translocase subunit SecE, with the protein product MTDAVGSIDTPDAQDEVTETKKGRKGGKRAKKGPLKRLALFYRQIIAELRKVVWPTRNQLSSYTTVVIFFVAVMIALVTVIDYGLNHAAKYVFG